From Candidatus Kaelpia aquatica, the proteins below share one genomic window:
- the lexA gene encoding transcriptional repressor LexA: MKNNSPFTRKQLEAISHIRDWLMQKSRTPSVRELMAELGYKSPRSVQDILEQLQEKGVIRKLDKGDYQLVMDPDLGPADAQTTNIPLVGVVSCGMPMLAEENIEGYVPVSTSIAKPGSKYFLLHAKGDSMDRAGINEGDLILVKQQPTANEGDKVVALIDGGATIKEFHRTKDMIILKPNSSNGKHQPIILTDDFQIQGIVLAIIPKSWK; this comes from the coding sequence ATGAAGAATAATAGCCCGTTTACAAGAAAACAGCTTGAAGCCATCTCTCATATCAGAGACTGGTTAATGCAGAAGTCCCGTACTCCTTCTGTCAGGGAATTAATGGCTGAGTTAGGCTATAAATCCCCCAGATCAGTACAGGATATCCTTGAACAGCTCCAAGAGAAAGGTGTCATAAGAAAGCTTGATAAAGGAGATTATCAGCTTGTTATGGACCCTGATCTTGGTCCAGCAGATGCTCAAACCACAAATATCCCTTTAGTGGGTGTTGTATCATGCGGGATGCCGATGTTAGCAGAGGAAAACATAGAAGGCTATGTTCCTGTCTCTACTTCTATTGCAAAACCGGGATCAAAATATTTTCTATTGCATGCAAAGGGAGACTCTATGGATAGGGCAGGGATCAACGAGGGTGATCTTATTTTAGTCAAACAACAGCCAACAGCTAATGAAGGAGATAAAGTTGTTGCTTTAATTGATGGTGGTGCGACAATTAAGGAGTTTCATAGAACTAAGGATATGATTATTCTAAAACCAAACTCTTCTAATGGAAAACATCAACCGATTATCTTAACTGATGATTTTCAGATTCAGGGAATAGTCTTAGCGATTATACCTAAATCATGGAAATGA